The Narcine bancroftii isolate sNarBan1 chromosome 6, sNarBan1.hap1, whole genome shotgun sequence genome window below encodes:
- the cgasa gene encoding LOW QUALITY PROTEIN: cyclic GMP-AMP synthase (The sequence of the model RefSeq protein was modified relative to this genomic sequence to represent the inferred CDS: substituted 1 base at 1 genomic stop codon), giving the protein MLKPVAPRAPAGRTAPSPGRQVTERKILEPNEFDIMVAVPVGRLECRKVDSEGAFYQAVLKRLPSNKALKQFVCNEIISAKKMLFXLRKLIKDAAKLSGQFCHSPTHWGQSLAANLPILRLWEETRIITGSSSKLYTASIKPGTYYAMKCPAVILIIKGEGKSISLNIALALEANTQSWPECTTDSLKIEGWLGKKVRAELRWKPFYLVPKPQPQKVKANMPHLH; this is encoded by the exons ATGTTGAAGCCAGTGGCCCCGCGGGCGCCTGCGGGAAGAACAGCGCCGAGCCCAGGAAGACAAGTGACCGAAAGAAAG ATTTTGGAACCAAATGAATTTGATATAATGGTTGCAGTCCCTGTTGGAAGATTAGAATGCAGAAAGGTAGATTCTGAAGGTGCCTTCTACCAAGCAGTATTGAAGAGACTCCCAAGCAACAAAGCACTCAAGCAATTTGTTTGTAATGAAATAATATCAGCTAAAAAAATGCTTTTTTAGCTCAGGAAACTCATAAAAGATGCAGCAAAATTATCAGGcca attctgccactcacctacacactgggGGCAATCTCTAGCAGCCAATCTGCCCATCTTGAGATTATGGGAGGAAACCCGTATTATCACAGGGAGCTCGAGCAAACTCTACACAGCCAGCATTAAGCCCGGGACCT ATTATGCCATG aaatgcccagctgTGATACTGATTATTAAGGGAGAAGGGAAGTCAATCTCACTGAACATAGCGTTAGCTCTGGAAGCGAACACACAAAGCTGGCCAGAGTGCACCACTGACAGTCTGAAGATCGAAGGTTGGTTGGGAAAGAAGGTCAGGGCTGAACTCAGATGGAAGCCTTTTTACCTGGtgccaaaaccacagccacagaaAGTGAAGGCAAATATGCCACATCTACATTAA